In Marinibacterium anthonyi, the DNA window GATGGCCTCGGGCGAGGTCGTGCTGCAATCCATGTGGTCCCCGGCGGTGACCGAGGTGCGCACGCGGGGCATCGACTGCGCCTACAACGGCATGAAGGAAGGCTATCGCGGCTGGTACATCATGATGATGCCGATGGCGCATCTTGAAGGGCTCGAACGGGAATGCGCGATCGAGTACATGAACTGGTTCAACTCCGGCTGGGCCGGGGCGTTCATCTCGCGCCAGGGGTTCTACAATTCGGTGCCCGAGAACGTGAAGGGCTTCATGACCGAAAACGAATACGGCTACTGGTACGAAGGCCAGCCGGCGTCCGAAGACATCCTGAACCCCTTCGGCAAGGTCATGGAAAAGGCCGGCGTCACCCGCGATGGCGGATCGCTGTGGGACCGGATGGGCAATATCGGCATCTGGAACACGCTGATGGACGAAGACCGCTACCTGGTCCGCCGCTGGCAGGATTTCCTGGCGGCGTGATCCGAAACAGCTGTCTGCAAAACGGCCCCCCGCCAGCGCGGGGGGCTTTCGTGTTTCCGTTTCCCGCGCCACCCCGGGGCCTGCGGCAATTTCGGACATTGCCGCCCTGATCCACTTGTCCCATGATCGTATCAATTGGCCGGGAGGGTGACAGATGCAACTTCTCCAAGTGCTGCGTGGCTGCCTTGGGGCCTATGCCGCCGGTGTCCTGCTCTACAGTGCCCTTATTGCCCTCTACGTCTGGCAAAGGACCCCTGCGGTGTTCAGCGCCGGGAGGAACTTCATGATGGGCGTGGTCTACGGCGGTGCCATGGCCCTGCCGATCGTGCTTGCCGTCATCCTGCTGTGGATCGTCCTGGCGTGGAAAAAAGTGACGGTGACCTGGCCCGTCGCCCTGATTGCCGGTGCTTTCTTGACCGGCCTTGCCTCCATTCCCCTCAGTCACAACCTGAACGGTGTGGTCGCGTTTGCCCTCATCGGGATGCTCTTCGGCGCCGTCTTCTGGGGAACGGCCTTTGGACGGACGACACGGGTCAGATTGTCGTTCAATTGACGCACCCCGGGCCCGGCCGGAGCGGCACATCCCGGGAGACTTGCGGTTTGGCGCTGACCCGATAGGTTCGACCCCGAGCGAGGACGATCTCCCCCATCTGGGACGCTCAAGACATCAAGCGAACCCGGGTGGGACCATGAGACAAACGCGCGACCGGATCCGCCATGCGGTGCTGTTCGAACTGATCGCCCTGATCCTGTCGATCCCGCTGGGCAACCTGATCTTCGGGGTCGAACCCGCGCATTTCGGGGTCGTTGCGCTGGTCAGCAGCACCATCGCGATGGGCTGGACCTACCTGTTCAACCTTGGGTTTGATCACGCCGCGCTGCGCCTGCGCGGGACCCCGGCCAAGACGCCGGTGCTGCGCATCGTCCATGTGGTCCTGTTCGAGGCCGGGCTGCTGGTCCTGCTGGTCCCGTTCATCGCCTGGTACCTGCGCATCCCGCTGGCCCGGGCGTTCATGATGGATCTGTCGCTGACAGGGTTCTACGCAGCCTATGCGCTGGCCTTCAACTGGGCCTACGACCTGGTCTTTCCGGTAGAGCCCGACAAGCGCCCGGCCTGAACGCCGAAAAATGCGGCGTTGGGCCGGTTGGTACGGGATCCGCGGGGCCGCGCCTGCGGTCTCTCAATGGGCAATCGTATAAGTATCTGAATTGGAAGGGTAATTAAAAGATCAAAGATCGGGCAGCTTTGCTCAACCGAGGTGTGAGATTTCCTCATTTGTCCGGGCGGGCGGCGGCGGAAAGGATCGGGGGGAGTTTCCAACGCTAAGGACCAACCAGACACATGCGCGTTCCTCCCCGCGTCGCCTCCTGGCTTCAGGTCGCCCCGATGGCCTTCGTCTTCACCGCCATGGTGCTGATCCCGCTGACGATCATCTTCATCGTCAGCTTTCTCGATTACGATTTCGCAAGGGTCTTCCCCGAAATCTACTGGGGCAGCTGGCAGGACGCGCTGACCTCTCGGCTGACGCTGGACCTGTACACACAGGTGTTCAAGTTCCTGATCATCACCTGGTGCGTGACCTTCGTGGTGGGCTTTTCGCTGGCCTATTTCCTGGTGTTCCACCTGGAATCGAACGCCTGGCGCATGGGCCTTCTGGCCGCCGCCGCCATCCCGTTCTGGACGCCGGGGCCGATCCGGATGGTCAGCTGGGTGCCGCTGCTGGGCAAGGAAGGGCTGGTGAACAAGGCGCTGATGGGGATGGGGATCACCGATGCGCCGCTGGACTGGCTGCTGTATTCCGAATTTGCCGTGATCCTGGCCTATTGCAACCTGCTGACGCTGGCGATGCTGGGCCCGATCACCCATTCCATGGCCAAGATCCCGCGGTCCCTGATCCAGGCTGCCCAGGACAGCGGCGCGCGCGAATGGCAGATCATCCGCGACGTGATCCTGCCGCTGGCCAAGCCGGGCATCGCGATCGGCACGATCTTCATCATCACGGCGGTGCTGGGCGATTTCTTCATGATCAAGATCATGTCGGGCGGCCAGATCAACACGCCCGCCAACGCCATCGCCACCGAACTTGCCGCCTTCCAGTACCCGCCCGCCGCCGCAAAGTCGGTCGTGCTGCTGGTGGTCGTCGTCTTCCTGATCTCCATGCTGCTGCGCTTCGTGGACATCCGCAAGGAACTGCAAAGGTAACCCGACCATGATGCGCACCGCCCGCGGCCGCCCCGCTTCCTTCTACATCCTCGCCGCCCTGATGGCCGCCCTGCTGGTCTTTCTCTACGCGCCGATGGCCTGCGTCTACATCCTGTCGTTCCAGGGCTCCGAAGGCGGCATGTCCTTCCCGATGGTCGGCTGGTCGACCCACTGGTTCCAGGTGTTGTTCGAAGGCACCGGCGGGCAGGGGATCGGCGACGTGCCCAACAGTTTCCGCCGCTCGGTCCGGCTGGCGGCCTGCGTGTCGATCCTGTCGACGCTCGTCGCGGTGTCGGCGGGCATGGCGTATCGGCGCAAGTTCCCGGGGTCGAATTTCGTCTTCTATTCGGCCATCGCGTCGATGGTGCTGCCGTCGATCTTCATCGGCTTCGGCATCGCGCTGACATTCAACCTGCTGGGCTGGCAGGTGAACTGGTTCACCTCCGGTATCGGCGCCCAACTGACCTGGTCGCTGCCCTTCGGGTTGCTGATCATGTTCATCGTGCTGGGCCGCTTCAACCCGGCCTACGAGGAAGCCGCGACCGACCTGGGCGCCAATTCGTCCCAGCGGTTCCGCATGATCATCCTGCCGATCATCCTGCCCGGCGTCATCGGGATCTTCGTGTCCTCGATCACCTCGTCGTACGAGGAAAACGCCCGCACCCAGCTGAACGTCGGCCTGGGCAACACCATGCCGATGGAGATCACCGGCCTGCTGACCGGCGCGTCCACCCCCGTCCTGTTCGCCATCGGCACGCTGACGTCCTTTGCCATGTTCACCCTGATCCTGGGCGCCGTGGGCCTGATGACCGTGATGGCCAAACGCCGCGCGAACCGTCCCGATGCCTGACCCCCGTTCCCCCGTTTGCCGCCCCCGGAGTATTCGCCCATGCAACTGAAAAAGGCCCGAGACATCGACGAGTCCACGCTGACCGGCCGCCCGAAGATCCGCCAGGTGACCCAGGGACATCGCTTCGACCTGGAACTGGTGCGCGTCACCAAGTCCTACAATTCCAAGACCGTGGCGGTCGACGATATCTCGCTGCGCATTCCGCGGTCGTCCTATTGCTGCCTGCTGGGGCCTTCGGGCTGCGGCAAGTCCACGACGCTTCGCATGCTGGCGGGCCATGAAGAGGTCACCGACGGCGCGATCCTGATCCAGGATACCGAGATCACCAGGCTGCCCCCGGTGGACCGGGGCACGTCGATGATGTTCCAGGATTACGCGCTGTTCCCGCACCTGTCGGCGCTGGACAACGTGGCGTTTTCGCTGAAGGTCCGGAAGGTGCCCAAGGCCGAGCGCGACAAGCAGGCGCGCGAATACCTGGAACTGGTGCAGATGGACCACCTGGCCAACCGCCTGCCCAACCAGCTGTCGGGCGGCCAGCAGCAGCGGGTCGCGCTGGCCCGGTCGCTGATCACGCGGCCCAAGGTCCTGTTGCTGGACGAACCGCTGTCCGCGCTCGACCCGTTCCTGCGGACCCGGATGCGGGCGGAGCTGAAGCGGATCCAGAAGGAACTGGGGATCACCTTTGTGCATGTCACGCACAGCCAGGAAGAAGCCATGGCGTTGTCGGACATGATGGTGGTGATGAACGACGCGAAGATCATGCAGGCCGCGCCCGCGCGCGAGGTGTTCGAGACGCCGGCCAATGCCTTTGTGGCCAAGTTCATCGGCGGCCACAACGTGCTGACCAGCGCCGGGCGCGAAGTGTCGGTGCGGTCGGATCAATGCCGCCTGGGCGCGCTGCCGGGGATGCGCACGGCCAAGGGTGAGGTCACGATGGTCGAATACCACGGGCCATTCGTGCAGGTTTCGATGACCAGCGAGGGTGGAGAGGACCTGACGGCGATGATGACCGACAAGGAATATTTCGCGGGCGCGCCCGAGATCGGCGATGCGATCGCGATCTCGTGGGACCCCAGCGCGGAACATGTGCTGAGCTGATCCCCGCGCGGATCCGCCCGCAATCAAGCCGAACGCGTCGGGCGGGCGCCCGCCCGGCAAGCGTTGCGCTTTGGTGAATGGCGGTGCGTGGCCATGGGTGCAACAGCACCCATGGTACCCGCCGGCGGTGCGGATCGCGCGCTTGAATATCGGGGTGCACGGGGGCCGATGTCTCCCGTTGCCATGGGTGCTTTGCACCCATGGCCACCGCAAGAATCCCCCGATCCGGGCGGTGATAGCGCTCACGCCCTGATCTGGCCGCATAGCGACTATGCGGTCTGCCCCCGTGGAACATCCCGTCCAGAGTGCATAGCCTCAGACCTGCTGTGGTGCGGAAACGTCTGACACCGCAACCCCCTAAATCCTCGAGGAGCACAGCATGTCGCTCGACCCACGCCAGGGCCGTCTGGCCATCCTGTCCTTTGCCATCGGTGCCTTTGCCATCGGCACGTCGGAATTCGCGGCGATGGGGCTTCTGCCATATTACGCCAACGATCTGGGCGTCACCGATCCCGTCGCGGGCCACGCCATCAGCGCCTATGCCATCGGCGTCGTCATCGGCGCGCCGGTGCTGGCCGTGATGGGCGCGAAACTGCCCCGCAAATCCTTCCTGATGATGCTGATGGCGGGCTTTGTCGCCGCCCACGTGCTGGGCGCGCTGGCGCCCAATATCAACGCGCTCATCGCCACCCGCTTCCTGGCCGGCCTGCCCCATGGCGCCTTCCTGGGGGTCGCCATGCTGACCGTCGCCGACATGATGCCCAAGGGCAAGCGCGCCGCCGGGGTGGCCAAGGTGCTGCTGGGCCTGACCATCGCCAACGTGGTCGGCGTGCCCTCGGCCGGGGCGCTTGGCCAGGCCATCGGCTGGCGCAGCCTGTTCGTCATCGTGGCGCTCATCGCGCTGGCTTCGGTCGTGATGATGGGCCGCTTCGCGCCCAAGGTAGCCGTGGCCGAAGGCGCATCGCCCCTGCGCGAGCTGGGGGCGTTGAAGAACCGGGCGGTCTGGCTGACGTTGCTGGTGGGCGCGGTGGGCTTTGGCGGGGTCTTTGCCGTCTACAGCTACCTGTCGGCCGCGATGATCGACGCCGCCAACGCTCCGGCCTGGGCGATCCCGCTGGCGCTGTCGACCTTTGGCATCGGCTGCACGCTGGGCAATATCTATGCCGGGCGCCTGGCGTCCTGGTCGCAGTTCGGCGCGACGCTGATCCTGCTGGTGGGCATGATCGTCAGTTCGGTCTTCTACGCGCTGGTCATGGGCAACTGGCCGCTGATGGCCCTTGGCATCTTTGTCCTGGGCACCACCGCGGGCCTGGTGATCCCGCTGCAGATGCGCCTGATGGACGTGGCCGGCGATGCGCAGACACTGGCCGCCGCGCTGAACCACGCGGCCTTCAACTTTGCCAATGCGCTGGGGCCGTTCCTGGCGGGCATCGCCCTGTCGGCGGGCTACGGCTGGTCGGCCACCGGCTGGGTCGGCGCGGCCCTGTCGGTTGGCGGCATCGTCGTGCTGGCCGTCGCCTGGGCCGAGGCCAACCGCAAGCCGCGCGGACCCGGGGTCGACCCGATCCCGGCGGAATGAAAAACGGCGCCCCCGGGCAGGGGGCGCCGTTTCCCGGGACATCTGTTCAGGCGGCGTTAGGCGGCGCTAAGACGGGGGCCGTTGACCTTCTCGAACAGCCATTCCTTGAACCGTTCGATCACGTTGTCGCGCCCGACCTTCCAGGGCGACAGCAGGTAGTAGGGGCTGCGGATCGGATAGCTTTCGGCCACCGGCACCAGTTCGCCGCGATCCAGCGCCCGTTCGATCAGGATCGACCGGCCCAGGATCACGCCCACCCCGGACCGCGCCGCCTCGATCGAGGGGCTGGCCTGGTTGAAGCGCGGCCCGTGGGTCACGTCATCGCGGGAAATGCCGTATTCGCGCAGGTAGCGGGCCCAGTCGGGATAGGTGCCTTCCAGCCCGTCCTGCGCCCGGTCAACGTGGATCAGGGGCGCATGGGCCAGGATCTCGCGCGCGTTGTTGTCGTAGCGGGCGGCCAGGTCGGGCGTGGTGACCGGCATGATCTCTTCTTCCAGCAGCGGTTCCACCTGCATGTCGAGGTTGGATCGCCAGTTGCAGATGCGTAGATCGGCCTCTGTCGCCTCGCCCTCGCGGCGGGACATGAAGGCGCGCACGGCGACGTCCACGTCCGGCGCCAGGCTGAAGAATTCCGACAGGCGCGGCATCAGCCACAGCGACGCGACCGACGCCGAGGCCGCGACCGACAGCTTGGAACGGACATCGTGGTTGGGCTGCAGGGCCAGCATCGCGTTGTTGATCAGGTCCAGCGCGTTCGAGATGTCGGCGACGGTTGCGCTGGATTCCGGGGTCAGTTCGATCCGGCTGTTCTTGCGCACGAACAGCCGGGTTTCGAGGAATTCCTCAAGCAGCCGGATCTGGTGGCTGACGGCGGTTGGGGTCACGCAGAGTTCGTCCGCGGCCTTGGCGACACTGCCGTTGCGGGCCGTCGCCTCGAAGGCGCGGATGGCATTCAGCGGTACTCGCTTTCTCATTTTGGTTGCTCCGTGAACAATCGTCACTACGACTATTCTGGCGGATTTGCATAAGTCCGTGCAAATGCGGTCGTGGATTCTGCACCGCACTTCCGGGCCTGCGTCCAAGAATGCAGCATTCGTTTTCGGATTGTCATAAATTTGGACCTGTTTCCGCGCGCGCCCAGCCTTTCGGCAGCCGCCCGCGGCGTCCCAGCGCCAGCGCCTGGCGTCCGGCCAGGGCGATTCCCGCCATGCACATGACGCCATTCAGGGCCACGGCAAGCCAGACGGCGACCTGTTCGGCGACAAGCCCGGTCAGCAGCGCCCCGATCGGCGAGGACCCGACGATCAGCAGGGTGACCATGGACGCCAGCCGTCCGCGCATATGTACGGGTGTCAGAAGCTGCAGCGAGGTCTGGACCGAGGTGGAAAACACCACCGCGCAAAAACCCACCGCCAGGAACAGCGCGCAGGACAGCCACAACGTTTCGGTGCGCGCGATGGCGATCAGCAGGAGGCCGAAGGCGAAGCCGGCCATCAGGATGCGGGCCGGGCGCGGCTTGCCCGCGCGGGTCAGGGTCAGCGCGGCCAGGAACGACCCGATGCCAAGGCAGGAATTCAGCAACCCGAACTGGGCCTTGGTGGCGTGCACGATCAGTTCGGCCACCAGCGGCACCATGGTGGAAAAGTTCTGCCCGAACAGCCCGATGAACCCGGTCGCCACCAGCAGCACCTGCAGCGCGGGCGTGGTCAGGGCAAAGGACAGCCCTTCGCGCACATCCGCCAGAAGCGACGCCTTGGGCCGGGCGGGATGGGGGGCGATATGGTCGGGGCGGATGCGGGTCAGCGCGGCGGCGAAGACCAGGAAGGTGACGGCGTTCAGCGCGAAGGCCGCGGGCGGGCCCGAGGCGGCCAGCACCAGCCCGCCAAGCGCCGGGCCCAGCACGCGGCCGATGTTCATCGACATGGCGCCAAGCGCGATACCGTTGGGCAGGGCCGACAGCGGTACAAGGTCGGCGACGAAGGCCTGGCGCACCGGCTGGTCGATGGCGGTGATGCAGCCCAGGATCGAGGCCAGCGCCAGGATATGCCACATCTGCACCGCGCCCATGGCGACGATGGCGGCCAGTGTCGCGGCCTGGATGGCGCCGATGACCTGCGTGCCCATCAGCAGCTTGCGGCGCGGAAACCGGTCGGCCACGGCGCCGCCCAGCAGCGAAAACAGCATGATCGGCAGGAATTGCAGCGTGGTGACCCAGGCCAGCGCCATGGGCGACCCGGTCATGTCCAGAACCAGCCAGGCCTGCGCGGTCATCTGCATCCAGTTGCCCGGAACCGAGATCACCGACCCGATGAAATAGCGCCGGAATCCCGGCACGTGCAGGGCCCGGTCCACGCGCGCAACGTGGACCCCGGCCCCCGACAATTGAGCATCCATGCGGGGCTCAGGCGGTCAGCGAATAGGCGTCGGGCCGGCGGTTGGTGTCGAAATCCCAGCGGGCGCGCAGGCTGGCCTGTTTCTCCATGTCGATATCGGCGGCGACGACCTCGTCGCCCTGGGTCTTGGCCCGGTTCAGGATCATCCCGTCGGGCCCGCAGACGAAGCTGCCGCCGATGAACCGCGTGCCGTCTTCGACACCGGCCTTGCCGGCGGCGATGGCGTGGGTCGCGTTGGAATAGGCGCCGCCGCATATGGCAAGTTCGGACGCGCGGCGGGCCTGTTTCAGGGTGCCGCCGTCCATCACCGGCGTGTTGTAGCCCACGCAGTACAGATCCGCGCCGTTGATCGTCAGCGACCGGTAACTTTCCGGGAACCGCCGGTCATAGCAGATCATCCCGCCGGCCTTTACGTCGCCCATGTCGAAGGCATCGAACGGCAGGTCGCCGCGTTCAAAGTACCGCTTTTCCATGATGGTGATGCGCTTGCCCGGATCGGGATCGGTCTTGCCCGGGATGTGGACCTTGCGGAACTTGCCCCGATAGGCGCCCTTGCCGTCGTAGAAGACCATGGAATTGAACAGGCCCTCGTTGGTCTGTTCGGCATAGGGGATCACGATGGCCATGCCGTGGCTGGCGGCGCGGGCGGAAATGGCGTCGACCGCGACCTGGTTTTCCGGGACCGAGGTGAAGGCGGTCAGATCCTCGCGCACCACGGCGGCGAAATAGGGCGTCAGCGCCAGTTCCGGCAGGACGGCCAGGGTGACCTTGTCGGCCGCGGCCTCGTCGATCAGGTCGAGGATGCGGGTGGTGGTGCGGGCAATGGTGCTGCCCGCGGGGCCAAGTTGCAGCGCTGCGGCGCGAAAGTTGGGGGATGCCATCTGGACGGTCTCCGGCTCATTCGCCGGCAAGGGCGGCCGGGGCCGGCGCGCCGATGATCTGCAGGGCCTTGGCTTCGTCGATGACGTTGCAGATCTTGAACTGCATGTCGAAAAGGGCGGCCGCATGCGACATCTCGATCCGGTCGAAGACGCCTTCTTCGATCACGTTCATCTTGTAGCCCATGGCCTGCCCGTCGACACAGGTCGCGCGCACGCAGCCCGATGTGGAATTGCCCACCACCAGCAGCCCGTCGACGCCCAGTTCGCGCAGGATCAGGTGCAGGTTGGTGAAGGCAAAGCACGACGGCGTCTGCTTTTCGACCAGGATGTCGCCGGGCATCATGGCGACTTCGGCGGGGATCTCGGACCGGGGATCGGTGGCGGCAAAGACGCCGTCCCTGGACCGGGCCATCCCGGTGTAGCCGTGAAAGACGTGCTTGGAATAGATCACCGGCATGTCCATGGCGCGGGCGGCGGCCAGCAGGCGTTGTTGCACGGGGATGGATTTCCAGGCGTGCGGGCCGCAGGCGCCGGGGTAACGGTCAAGCTGATCATGGATCGGCATGTCGTCGCCCATGGCGGTGACCTGCATGTCGATCAGCAGCAGCGCGACATTGTCGCCGGGCCCCGAGGCGTCGCGCAGCTTGCGCTTGGCGACGACTTTCTTGTCGTCCTCGGTGAGAAATTTCTCCCAGACTCGTTCCATCGGGTCACTCCTGCTGCGTCGGTGTCCGCACAAGCCTAGGGCGGCGGGGCGCCGGGCGCCTAATGCAGAAAACTCGGGTCTGCGCTGAGAAAAGATTAATCCGCGCCCGGGTGGCGGACATTACAACGCGGCGGCGCGGGGAAATTCCGGAGTCCAACGGGGATGACAACGGGCGCGCCAACGGTGGCGGTCCATACGGGGCGCCGTCAGGTCATTTGAACCCGGTATTGGCGATCCTTCAAAGCCCACCCGAAGGATCTGGCATGTCATTTGTCGACGTCATTTTATTTTGTCGACGTCATTCGGACGAGCAGGGGCAGGGTCTTGCGGACCTGTCACCCCGGCGCGGCGAGGAAGAGCGCCGCGCCGGGGAAACGCCTTATTGCAGCGACTTCGACAGGAAATCTTCGACCACGTTCGACATGTCGAAGGACGCGCCGCCCTGCACCGGTGGATAGTCGGCCAGGGTCTGCAAGTGCTGGGCCAGCAGCACGTTCATCGGCTGGAACAGCCACGACACCTTCTGCACCAGGTGGCCATAGGCATCGGTGGTGTCATAGCTTTCGAACGGATCCATCCGCAGGTTGAACACCCGCGGCATCGAATGGGCGATGACATCGCCATAGTAATCCTCGCGCGTGATGAAGTGGAATTTCCACGGGCCCATCCGCACGGCGGCCAGCAGGCCTTCGTAGTAGTAGAAGATATGGTCGCGGTTGGAATGATCCTGCTCGCCAGTCCAGTAGGGCAGGTTGTTCACCCCGTCGATGTATTGCTGTTTCTCTTCCATGACTTCGGCCGCCACGTCTTCGATTCCGGCGGCGGTCGCGAACGAGGTGAACATGTCCTGGTGGCTCTGGATGCCGTTCAGGGTTTCGCCCTCGGGCAGGTGACCGGGCCAGCGCAGCATCGAGATCACGCGCACGCCGCCTTCGTAGGTGGTCATCTTTTCGCCCCGGAAGGGCGTGGTGGCGCCATGCGGCCAGGACGAATGTTCCGGCCCGTTGTCGGTCGAATACCAGACGATGGTATTGTCGGCGAGGCCCTGCGCTTCGAGCCAGTCGAGCACCAGGCCGACATCGTGGTCATGCTGCAGCATGCCCGAACCGTGGTAATCGGCCTCTGACGTGTATTGTTCGGCGGCATAGCGCCATTCGTCGTTCAGGCGGGTGTACAGGTGCATCCGGCTGGTGTTGAGCCAGACAAAGAACGGCTCGCCGGCCTCGTTGGCACTGTGCATGAAGTCCTCGGCCAGCGGGATGACCTCGCCCGCGTCGAAATTCTTCATCCGCTCCTGGGTCAGCGGCCCGGTGTCCTCGATCGTCTGCTTGCCGATCTTGCCGAAACGCGGCTGTTCGGTCGGGTCGTCGGTTTCCGAGGCGAAGGAATGGATCACGCCGCGCGTGCCGAACTGGGCCTCGTATTCCTCCAGCGAGCCGGAAAACGCCGTGCCGAAGTTCTGGTAATCCCGCTGTTCGGCCTCTTCCTGGGTGTTCAGGTGATAGAGGTTGCCGAAGAATTCGTCGAACCCGTGCACGGTGGGCAGGTGTTCGTTGCGGTCGCCCAGGTGGTTCTTGCCAAAATGCCCGGTGCGGTAACCGACCTGCTTCAGTTCCTCGGCCAGCGTGGGTGACGCGGCCTGCAGGCCCAGCGGCGATCCCGGCTGGCCCACCGTCGTCATGCCCGACCGGATCGGGTATTGCCCGGTGATGAAGGCGGCGCGTCCCGCGGTGCAGGACGGCTGCGCGTAGTGGTCGGTAAAGCGGATGCCTTCTTCGGCGATGCGGTCGATGTTGGGCGTGGTATAGCCCATCGTTCCCATCCCGTACGCGGACACGTTCTGCCACCCGATGTCATCCCCCCAGATGACAAGGATATTGGGCCGCTCGGTTTGTTCCTGTGCCAAGGCGGGCGCGGCCAGCCCCAGGACACTAAGCGGAACGGCCAGATAAGTCATTCTGAACATTGGTACTCTCCCTGCGCGAAACTCTTCTACCAGCGCAGGGCCAGCGTAACACCGATTCACGAAATCGCGATGAAAAACTGGCGCGATGGCGCGTTTCGGCCCGTTCCTTGACACCGGCCGGGATCCGGGACATTCACGGCCTGCACCGGCCAGGGCGCTGCCGCAGAAGCGGCCCCGTCTTGGGCCACCCCTGAGAAATCCTTCCCTCCTGCCCAAAGCTTTCTCCTTTGACCACCGGAGCCGGATCTTTTCAAAAAGACCCTGCCGGGCCGCGTCTCCGGCGGCACATCAGGAGCATCGATGGACACCCCGTTAACACCCGGCCGCCAGAT includes these proteins:
- the atsA_2 gene encoding Arylsulfatase precursor gives rise to the protein MFRMTYLAVPLSVLGLAAPALAQEQTERPNILVIWGDDIGWQNVSAYGMGTMGYTTPNIDRIAEEGIRFTDHYAQPSCTAGRAAFITGQYPIRSGMTTVGQPGSPLGLQAASPTLAEELKQVGYRTGHFGKNHLGDRNEHLPTVHGFDEFFGNLYHLNTQEEAEQRDYQNFGTAFSGSLEEYEAQFGTRGVIHSFASETDDPTEQPRFGKIGKQTIEDTGPLTQERMKNFDAGEVIPLAEDFMHSANEAGEPFFVWLNTSRMHLYTRLNDEWRYAAEQYTSEADYHGSGMLQHDHDVGLVLDWLEAQGLADNTIVWYSTDNGPEHSSWPHGATTPFRGEKMTTYEGGVRVISMLRWPGHLPEGETLNGIQSHQDMFTSFATAAGIEDVAAEVMEEKQQYIDGVNNLPYWTGEQDHSNRDHIFYYYEGLLAAVRMGPWKFHFITREDYYGDVIAHSMPRVFNLRMDPFESYDTTDAYGHLVQKVSWLFQPMNVLLAQHLQTLADYPPVQGGASFDMSNVVEDFLSKSLQ